A stretch of DNA from Manihot esculenta cultivar AM560-2 chromosome 7, M.esculenta_v8, whole genome shotgun sequence:
atcagaccgctaccggcgctaggatccagatcggcttaaggccgccaggacccgtagcaagcctaacatacatcctgtacatctggtataaacccaaacatgatcaaacataaacataaaaattgtaaaacataaaactgtaaacttttttctttctttcatacaccaagcttaacccgtgcatgcacaaactcataatcataaaccccaacactagagttctcatcatcaactctaatggggcaacataaAATAAGCTTGGTTTTCCTGTCTCATTAAAgacatacataaggaccatatgCAAGGGATTACCCACacttctagggcaaagcacaactctatctattacattacattgatTTACATCATAACATTTTACAGATCCCGTGAGGGTGAGGGGATGTTAAGACAGTGCCGGTCACGGAGgatggccgggctgttacagtactcaaggggattaacaacatactagggtcaagcacaactataaacctcaatagacatcatcgcattacatttctatactatacttttatattacatcattttacaattttatcatgtccacaactaactattacatatatacataactttacattccttgacttcctgatctagcccgtacctgcaaacctggggatttagggagaggggtgagctactagagctcagtgagcagaataataaaacatagtatttaaaacatatgatatcatgaaatgcatcacagcacaaacatttcacatcaaggatgaacttgtcaccacttagccctctatacagtctaattatgccaggggcatagtgcaggctcgcctggacttccatagcataccaTACATATCCagtcatgccgggggcgtactGCAGGCTCGCCCGGACTTTCATAGtctgtcatatcataccatataagggctaatggatcattcaacattcatccacatcaacaacataatatgcaatgcaacatattcgtgaattctaatgcaagcaccctaatatatctcatggcattcatgatgcgtgaatcatgctaaagctttcattttatttactttaaaacgtagagagttattccactcacctctggctagctctgacaagactcgaaagcagctatctcactgctgaggttctcggttcctcgggtccgaatctacacaagtggactcaaatgagggacctaacaaatatgaatatgactctaaaatactccccaaaaatcccctaaaacacctcaaaacattcatagaaaacatgcaaaggaaggctgaacagggcactttcggcggcaggttcggcgaccgaaagtccctctagagccgaaagtcatgcaggttcggcggcaccttcggcggccgaaagtgccctccagagacgaaagtccattttcgggggcaggcttcggcagccggaAGGCTTGCCTCGcagacaggttcggcgaccgaaaatcctttcggctgccgaacctggtttctcccaaaagggcagaaactcagctcttcaatgcacactttcctcccaaaccttccaagtaagcatccaactctctcaaagcatgcatacacacatacatcaacacctaggggtctcaaactatcctaaaccccaactacaacacatcaaacatgcatatccaacacacattgctcatataatcacataaaacctaacaaagttcaactaacctaaacatgcatttctaccccatgaatcaacttaaaacttacttaaaacataaaatgagttcaagatcggctcttacctcttgaagatcgagagggagacgacctaaacttggagaactaAGGGAAAGAGCTCCtaagtcttccaagcctcaaaacttgcttaaatgctcaaatgctcaaagatctttaaaacaaagtgaaatctcatgaaaatcataaaagatttgtaggaagagactcaaaatcggcaagggacggcggagaactcaccttggccggaaatgggaagaaaagctcgcccattcggacaaggagacccttttataggtggctggccaggccactttcgggggcctaacgtgcctccgcatgcatgccatgttcggcggctgaacataaggttcggcgaccgaacttggacttccctcacttatgccttcgggggcctaaagcactcccgaagtgcatgcatgttcggcggccgaacttgaggttcggcggtcgaacctgagtcttcctctcaagactattttcatcaaaaacttaatttctttcttgcttaaaaccataaaaaacattaaaacattttatgaaaacatggtttttcccttctagaggtctccgacatccgagattccaccggacggtaggaattcccaCACCGGAgtgtagccgggtattacattcttccccccttaagaacattcgtccccgaatgttcaccaaacaacatagcatggcatcaaacatgatcatacaaagcataaaacatcaaCATATATATCTAACACATAACAcacaccttaaaagagatgaggatattgctggagcatagactcccgtgtctcccaggtacactcttcgatgttgtggtgattccaaaggactttcaccatcgggatttccttgttccttagctttctgatctgggtgtctaggatccgtactggttgctcaacataggtgagatcctcttggatctccatatcaggctcactaagaaccttgcccggatctgacacgaactttcttaacatggaaacatggaaaaccggatggattctctccattgaagcaggcaagtccagcttgtacgatacattcccaatcttttgcaagacttcaaagggtccgatgtaccgcggagctagcttaccctttttcccaaaccgaatcacccctttcattggagacaccttgagcaataccaattccccctcctgaaactctacttgccttctacggatatctgcataactcttttgcctgcttgcagcagtcttgatcctttctctgattatgggcaccactctgctggtgatctctactagctcaggccctgccaaggccttttctcctacttcttcccaacagacaggcgacctgcactttctTCCATACAAGGCTTCGTATGGGGctatccctatgctggcatgatggctgttattgtaggcaaactccaccagaggtagatgctgcctccaagaatcgccaaaatccagcacacacattctgagcatatcctctattgtctggatggtcccctctgattgtccatccgtctgtggatggaaagcaatgctaaaatccaacctggtacccatagcattctgcagactccgccaaaacctggaggtgaactggggtcctctatcgaacactattgaaacaggaaccccatgcagtctgacaatctcatctacatacacttgcgccaacttgtccacagaataaccactcctgatagggatgaagtgagcagatttggtgagtctgtccacaatcacccatatggagtccaatctgttggacgctgccgataaccccaccacgaagtccatagctatgttctcccatttccactctggaataggtagtgggttaagcattccagccggcttctgatgttccagcttcaccctctgacatatttcgcaggctgacacaaactgtgccacttccctcttcatagctggccaccaataaactttcttcagatcttgatacatcttggtggctccagggtgaacactgtatctagcattatgagcctccctcataatgtctccctttagccctgcGTCATCTGGTATGcacaatcggctcccatagcggaggatccctttgctgtcgaatctgaactcactatccttgcctgactgaacagtcctggcaatcttcactaactctgggtcctcatgttgtttctaagccacctgctccagaaacatgggtgccactctcatttgggcaatcaaaacacctgtaccagacaactccaactgtagaccttcattcaagagttcgaagaactgcctcaccactggcctcctctctgctgaaatatgggacaaactgccaagtgatttccggcttaaggcgtccgccacaacattcgccttacccggatggtactgaattttacaatcatagtcactaagcagttctacccatcttctctacctcagattcaaatctctctaactcaggatgtactgcaggctcttatgatctgtgaagatctcacacttaaccccataaagatagtgcctccacatcttgagtgcaaagatcaccgctgccatctccaggtcatgtgtagggtaattcaactcgtgcttctttagctgtctagaagcataagcaatcaccctttcattctgcattagcacacaacccagtcccacacgggacgcatcgcagtagactgtgaagtcctcattgctagttggcagagataacactggtgctgaagtcaacctcttcttgagctcctcaaagctttcttcgcactgatcggtccacacaaacctctggttcttcttagttagtctggtcataggagctgcaatcttagagaagtcctgaacgaacctcctgtagtaacctgctaaacccaagaagctcttgatctctgtaactgtagtgggtctaggccagttagctacggcttccactttcttggggcctacctcgattccatttttcgacacaacgtgccccaagaatgaaatgctcctcagtcagaactcacacttggagaacttggcatacaagccatgttcccttaaggtctgcagaactaatctcagatgatgggcatgctcctctgcattcctggaatacactaagatatcatctatgaagacaataacaaagtgatccaggtattggctaaatactctgttcatgaggtccatgaatgctgcaggggcgttggttaacccgaacggcatcacaaggaactcataatgcccatatctggtcctgaaggctgtcttcggtacatcctcttctcttatccttagctgatggtaccccgatctcatatctattttggagaaacaacctgctccgcctagctggtcaaatagattgtcgatccttggcaacgggtacttattcttggtagtgaccttgttcaactgcctgtagtcgatacaaagtctgagagatccatcattctttttcacaaatagcactggagcaccccaaggtgaggtattcggtcggatgaatcctctatctaccaactcttgcaactgctccttaagctcatttaattctgctggtgccatcctgtagggaggaatagagatcggtctggttctaggcatcaattcagtttcgaactctatctccctagcaggcggtaaacctggcagctcgtctggaaaaacatctaagaactcactgaccacgggcactgaggcgggctctctaacatgactatccagctctctcacatgagctagaaaaccctaacaacccctcttgagtagcctacgagcctgaagggctgatatcaaacctctaggtgtactccccctgtctcctctgaagacaacctctgacccatcctgacatctgaacttgactaccttgtctctgcagtacaaggtagcactatgggtagatagccaatccatccctagaatgacgtcaaaatctgtcaaatctagaaccacaaggtcggctgaaaggcatctcccctctataaaaactggactatactggcagactgactctgccactgacgggtcacacttgggtccactgacccataggggacactctaacccagagaccatcaatcccaacctctcgatggccctcggagcaatgaaagaatgagatgcaccagggtccattaaggcataaacatctaaacaaccaatgacaaggttacctgacaccacggtgttagatgtgtttgcctcctgctgagtcattgtgaagatccgcgctggagctgatggaccttcacctctgaaatccgctgaagaagaggctgcccctctccctcggcctcggccactagcctgagtcgcggctggagccactggctgagccacactaccagaagctgtctgctgagactgtgccacagaagctactctaggacactctcgtgccatatgtctctcctgcccacatctgaagcaagctgtcgtcccaaccagacatactcccttgtggggcttcccacacttcatacatgctgtaacacttgcacccgagctcgagccacttcctaatcccagacctgacttgatcttgctccagaacttgttcttcttggacttccgggagcctctgtcccacttcttactgcctgaactcagagaagaagggtctaacctaccccctcctggggtcttggaaccagaaggctgtgccactgactgcttgactttcccttcgatgatagcactagcctccatcctccgagccatatctactatggcatggaaactctccctctctgctgactgaatcaaggaggaatacctggaatggagcctcatgatatacctccttgacttcctctgatctgtgtccagattctgcccagcaaacggcaacagctccaagaatctgtctgtatactcatccacgctcatctcatctgtctgtctcaactgctcaaattcaatcattttcagctccctggaactgtcagggaaagcccatcctgcaaactcattggcaaactcctcccaggatagactatccaacctcgggttcacatagttcttaaaccattctcgggccttcttgcattttaatgtgaacccagccatctgaatggctctactatcattagctcctatctcatctgtaattgtcttgaccctctcaaggtacacaaacgggtcatcaccggtttcaaactggggagcacccagcttcatgtagtcggtcatcttgaccttgctccccccagatgagctaggtttaggcatttgggtttctgggacagtaggtgctgctggtggaggaggaggtgcagcatcccctgggtagggtttgctgtacctggatagaaagatgagggtgggtacatggggtactgtgggtacggtgggtagaaaggtgggtacggcatctgagagtgataaggggtaaaactggggtaatccgatgtacctcccatcgaatacccgggattatgagaaaagggtgggtagtaaggtggctgaacaaatcccgaggcctgagtgcctccttgggactctcccattccctcttccgacatacttactccgagactgccatccctcctctgatccacatccatctgatcctccacatcctctgacatatccccttgcgctgttcccctcactgatctgcttctacccagatccaaagaccttctagggtcccttactgctctttctctgctggacctacttgacattgccctaggcaatgcaggaggacgggcatcagtgccctcgtcctgaggtggtactccagtcaatcgtgcagatcgacgagttcctctcatcctgtttactgaaaaacagcacacatcacatagaacattagcatcaaatggttcatgtggaagcacatgaacccgcatcacatacatcacatacatagcatatcattaatgcacatgcatataatcatggcatttcacaacatcattcaagataggactctttatcctatcctagtggatatgatCTTCCTAtcgtgcttgaccttctaaaacatctatgagcccgacactctaggtccgaccatatgaacctagggctctgataccaatctgtaacgacctgaaaatccggaccgctaccggcgctaggattcaggtcggcataaggccgccaggacccgtagcaagcctaacattcatcctgaaaacctgtttaatcccatacatgatcaacacatacataataattttgaacttttccttacattcattcattctttcattcattctttcattcattcaccaaactcaacctgtgcatgcactatacataatatgatcataaacattaactcctctttggagtctcaacaatgccccaatggggtgacatcacatatattgagtttggttacataagcatcataaaaatcatgaactcaaggggattaacaacatactagggtcaggcacaactataaacctcaatagacatcatcgcattacatttctatactatacttttacattacatcattttacaattttatcatgtccacaactaactattacatatatacataactttacattccttgacttcctgatctagcccgtacctgcaaacctggggatttagagagaggggtgagctactagagcccagtgagcagaataataaaacatagtatttaaaacatatgatatcatgaaatgcatcacagcacaaacatttcacatcaaggatgaacttgtcaccacttagccctctatacagtctaattatgccagaggcgtagtgcaggctcgcctggacttccatagcataccaTACATATCCagtcatgccgggggcgtagtgcaggctcgcccggacttccatagtctgtcatatcatactatataagggctaatggatcattcaacattcatccacatcaacaacataatatgcaatgcaacatattcgtgaattctaatgcaagcaccctaatatatctcatggcattcatgatgcgtgaatcatgctaaagctttcattttatttactttaaaacgtagagagttattccactcacctctggctagctctgacaagactcgaaagtagctatctcactgctggggtcctcggttcctcgagtccgaatctacacaagtggactcaaatgagggacctaacaaacaTGCATacgactctaaaatactccccaaaaatcccctaaaacacctcaaatcattcatagaaaacatgcaaaggaaggttgaacagggcactttcggcggtaggttcggcggccgaaagtccctccagagccgaaagtcatgcaggttcggcggcaccttcggcggccgaaagtgtgctccagagacaaaagtccattttcggggacaggcttcagcagccgaaaggcttgcctcgcagacaggttcggcggccgaaaattcttttggctgccgaacctggtttctcccaaaagggcagaaactcagctcttcaatgcacactttcctcccaaaccttccaatcaagcatccaactctctcaaagcatacatacacacatacatcaacacctaggggtctcaaactatcctaaaccacaactacaacacatcaaacatgcatatccaacacacattgctcatataatcacataaaacctaacaaagtttaactaacctaaacatgcatttctaccccatgaatcaacttaaaacttacttaaaacataaaatgagttcaagatcggctcttacctcttgaagatcgagagggagacgacctaaacttggagaactaagggaaagagctcctgagtcttccaagcctcaaaacttgcttaaatgaTCAAATGCTCAAAGATCTTTaaaacaaagtgaaatctcatgaaaatcataaaagatttgtaggaagagactcaaaatcggcgagggacggcggagaactcaccttggcaggaaatggggagaaaagttcgcccattcggacaaggagacccttttataggtggctagtcaggccactttcgggggcctaacgtgcctccgcatgcatgccatgttcggcggccgaacataaggttcggcggtcgaacctggacttccctcacttataccttcggggcctaaagcactcccgaagtgcatgcatgttcggcggtcgaacttgaggttcggcggccgaacctgagtcttcctctcaagactattttcatcaaaaacttaatttctttcttgcttaaaaccataaaacacattaaaacattttatgaaaacatggtttttcctttctagaggtctccgacatccgagattccaccggacggtaggaatttcgacatcggagtctaaccgggtattacaaaaaatttCAATCATTAACATTCTTGAAAACTAAAAATCAAGCCAAACTTAAATTAAAGAAACTCTACAATGTAATTTGGAACCCTAATTTTAAACTGAAATTACCAATTTCTATCATGTGACCACCCAGTGGTCAGGTCTAAATGAAGATACAGTTTATGATTAGTCTCTTAGcacaaatttttataattaaaaaaaatgagagtGAATAAGATAAtcaaaggaaagaaaattaggcaaaataaagagaaatagctaaattttttaattaattatagtttatatttttaattttatctaatttagcataattttaaaatttctttgaCACTGACTTTAACTTTTgaaataagtttaaattaaaaatattagttgTGAAAGAATTTATAGTTGATATCATTTTTGCTGGAATTTAAGAAGACTCGCTCCTAGTTGGGCTTCTAGTTGGGCAGCGTAGTATCTTGATCCTAGATTTCAGGATCGAAGATCCCGTTTCTGATAACCAGAAAACACCCGCTTAGCAAGTGTTTTGCCGTTATTTTTACctctaattttattaaaataaaaaatatttactatttaatctataaattttattattattaataaatcagtccctcaattttaaaaaatgtatcaaaatatttttatgtaagcAAACTGTTAACAACCAAATCATTCAATTCTCTTTTCTGCTAActaatttatcatttttataaagattttgaaagattaatgaaaaatttaatattaattgtgcactacaaaaattaaaattaatgataatataGTATAAAATTGACCTTCAGCAATATATCATGCATTCTCTTAGCTGTTACTAACAATATTCCGTGagaattcatcaataatatatcTATGTATAACTAGCTAGTAGACATGTATAAAATAATGGAAAAATATTgacttaataaaaaataaatcattccaAATTCTAAATAAATTATACCAACTCTTTTTTCTCTTAACAAAACATTAATGAGCTTCATGATGTAAGACAATTACGTAGGCTTGATTTTGTAAGATGGCATGATGCTTGCTGGTCACTTCTCAATtggtttttttatatatagagaTAATTGAATGGAGTTTTAATTGATtgacttaaaattaaattctatttatatcaaattaaattcattaaaaaataaaataattttaataaatatttactccATCCATAAAAATAGCACATATGCATTTTTGCTGAATTTTAAGAAGACTCGCTTCTAGTTGGGCTCCTAGTTGGGCAGCATAGCATCTTGATCCTAGATTTCAGGATCAAGAACTAGTCCATATGCATAAAATGAATGGAAAAGTATTGACTTaaatataaaacaaataaattattcCAAATTctaaacaaattattactttcaaTGGCTGGTACTATATaccattttttttctcttaacaaaaaaaaaattatatctattgagatatttaacttaatttataaaaattatcttaTAAGCATTGAAGTACTTATAAGTAATTATAaccatttaaaatttgatttattagataaaaaataaaaatatttatatttttttacttccTAGTATCACATCTTTAACAAATAGTGATAATTTTTAAGTATCGAGTGAAGTATAAAAACATACtctaatttcattaattttcactttaaaatttgtgatataatttgtatttaaataaatttttataaaattatgcataatttttagttttttaaaataaattttttaaagaaaaaaatgaaaattttaaatttaaaaaataaatagaaaaaattaattaaattaaattgaattgttgTGAAATATTTAATTCCAAATAAAAAGTAATGACTCTATGAATGACTGAAATAAATTGAAGGCAAGGCTTGAATAAATTGCAACTTAAAATAATATGAACTTGCCGATCCAGCATGATTAGATTAATAGTTTGAGGGAAAAAATGatagtttaataatttttcataatcaacttatttaactttttattaaagttaaataaaataatttttattatctgaAAGCTAATATgttgctttttttttaaaaaaaatgtccaaaaatataatttatttccaAAGTCATAGTCTACTCTTATTGTGatttttattaatgatttttgtttttaaataatGAGACTTCAGATCTGTAATCGAACCACTtgaataaaataacaattttctAAATCAAACCAATGCATACTTCATTTTCTATATAAGGCTTTACAGCACTCCTTGATTAGCATTAAGTATACAATAAAACCTTCCAGTAGTTTTAAGTCTTTTGAGTGAAACAATGGCCAATGTGGAAAATGCTCAGCCTCCACAGCTGGAAAATCAACAACGAGGAAACCTTCAAGCGCCAGTCTTTGGGAATTTTCAAGGAGGGAACCAGCAATGGAGCTATGATCAGGGACTCGAATCAAGGAGTACACAATTCGGAAATCAACAAGGTGGTAATATCCAAATACCACAATCTATACATCTTCAAAATGGAAGCTCCTTTCCGGTCAACTTTCAAAATGTATGTTTGTCTGGCGGATATATACCAAACATTCAAGGGGGAAATACACAATGTGGGAACTACCAAATACAACCATGCATGCCACATATAGAGTTTCCCCAGCTTGGGAATCCATATATGGGATATGTAGTACCATTTCCACATTATCATGCAATTCGTAATCAAGGTGGAAATGTTCAAGGAGCCAATACACAAGGAGGAAATACCCAAGGCATCAACACACAAGGAGGCTATATCCAAGGTGGAAACCTTCTAGAAAGAAATGCACAAGGAGGAAATGCTCAAGGTGGCAATCCACAAGGAAGAAATGCTCAAGGTGACAATGCTCAAGCTGGCAATGCTCAATGTGGTAATGCCCAAGGGTTTTATGGGCCATATAGTAATATACAAGCCAATACACAAGGAGGAAATACCCAAGGCATCAACACACAAGGAGGCTATATTCAAGGTGGAAACCTTCTAGAAAGAAATGCACAAGGAGGAAATGCACAAGGAGGAAATGCTCAAGGTGGCAATCCACAAGGAGGAAATGCTCAAGGTGACAATGCTCAAGTTGGCAATGCTCAATGTGGTAATGCCCAAGGGTTTTATGGGCCATATAGTAATATACAAGGAGGAAACGCACAAGGTGGAAATGCACAAGGTGGAAATGCTCAAGGTGGCAATGCACAAGGAGGAAATGCACAAGGAGGAAATGCTCAAGGTGGTAATGCTCAAGGTGGTAATATTCAAGGAGGAAATGCTCAAGGTGGGAATGCTCAAGGGGGAAATGCTCAAGGTGGGAATGCTCAAGGAGGAAATGCTCAAGGTGGCAATGCGCAAGGGGGAAATGCTCAAGGTGGCAATGCACAAGGAGGAAATGGACAAGGAGGAAATGTTCAAGGTAGCAATGCGCAAAGAGGAAATGCTCAAGGTGGTAATGCTCAAGGAGGAAATGCTCAAGGTGTTAATGCTC
This window harbors:
- the LOC110619835 gene encoding glycine-rich cell wall structural protein 1.8; this encodes MANVENAQPPQLENQQRGNLQAPVFGNFQGGNQQWSYDQGLESRSTQFGNQQGGNIQIPQSIHLQNGSSFPVNFQNVCLSGGYIPNIQGGNTQCGNYQIQPCMPHIEFPQLGNPYMGYVVPFPHYHAIRNQGGNVQGANTQGGNTQGINTQGGYIQGGNLLERNAQGGNAQGGNPQGRNAQGDNAQAGNAQCGNAQGFYGPYSNIQANTQGGNTQGINTQGGYIQGGNLLERNAQGGNAQGGNAQGGNPQGGNAQGDNAQVGNAQCGNAQGFYGPYSNIQGGNAQGGNAQGGNAQGGNAQGGNAQGGNAQGGNAQGGNIQGGNAQGGNAQGGNAQGGNAQGGNAQGGNAQGGNAQGGNAQGGNGQGGNVQGSNAQRGNAQGGNAQGGNAQGVNAQGGNAQGGNAQGGNAQGGNAQGGNAQGRNAQGGNAQGGNAQGGNAQGGNAQGGNAQGGNAQGGNVQGGNVQGGNAQVCNAQEFYGAYSHIQGGNSQGGNAQGENAQGDNAQGGNAQGHSAQGVCAQGGNAQSENAQGGYAQDGNAQGGNAQGGNAQGRNAQVNNNAQGRNVQGVNVQGCNAQNFYGSYSNVQGSNAQDGNAQNRNTQGGNTHGGNSQQGNIQDDNIQSGGNVHNENMPNIAYCTCAHLPEFTYTSQEDVGIRAFDAIGTFLADLRKLGHMEAFCDLRLRLKKENIKFGWGDFLIPPVHWNQRPTSL